One genomic window of Punica granatum isolate Tunisia-2019 chromosome 1, ASM765513v2, whole genome shotgun sequence includes the following:
- the LOC116208099 gene encoding uncharacterized protein LOC116208099 isoform X3 — protein MTWFPPPATKEPPRSHLPMAPTRLSQTSGSDDERGTQQRTVVVMNKHGEKLVGILHETGSKELVIVCHGFQSTKERIPMVNLAGALEKEGISAYRFDFAGNGESEGSFQYGNYRREADDLRAVVQYFQEHNRLVSAIIGHSKGGNAVLLYASKHRDITTVVNISGRFNLERGIEGRLGKDYLQKIKQNGFIDVVNRRGYIDKIWASFSYY, from the exons ATGACGTGGTTTCCACCTCCCGCCACTAAAGAGCCCCCGCGAAGCCATCTGCCCATGGCGCCGACTCGGCTGAGTCAGACCAGCGGCAGTGATGACGAACGAG GCACACAACAACGGACAGTCGTGGTAATGAACAAACACGGGGAGAAGCTAGTCGGGATATTGCATGAAACTGGCTCCAAAGAGCTTGTTATAGTATGCCATGGGTTTCAATCTACGAAG GAACGCATTCCAATGGTGAACCTTGCAGGTGCACTAGAAAAAGAAGGAATCAGTGCATACCGATTTGACTTTGCTGGAAATGG AGAAAGTGAGGGTTCATTTCAATATGGAAACTACCGTCGAGAAGCTGATGACTTGCGTGCTGTGGTCCAGTACTTCCAGGAGCATAATCGTCTTGTAAGCGCGATCATTGGACACAGCAAAG GAGGTAATGCAGTGCTCTTATATGCTTCAAAGCATAGAGATATAACAACAGTCGTGAACATTTCGGGGAGGTTCAATCTGGAAAGAGGCATTGAAGGTCGTTTGGGCAAAGATTACCTACAGAAGATCAAGCAAAATGGATTCATTGATGTTGTGAATAGAAGGG GTTACATTGACAAGATATGGGCCAGTTTCTCATATTACTAA
- the LOC116208099 gene encoding uncharacterized protein LOC116208099 isoform X2, whose protein sequence is MNKHGEKLVGILHETGSKELVIVCHGFQSTKERIPMVNLAGALEKEGISAYRFDFAGNGESEGSFQYGNYRREADDLRAVVQYFQEHNRLVSAIIGHSKGGNAVLLYASKHRDITTVVNISGRFNLERGIEGRLGKDYLQKIKQNGFIDVVNRRGKFEYRVTEESLMDRLTTDTRKACELISKECRVLIVHGSEDKIVPYQDAQEFAKVIPNHKLQIIDGADHEYTEHQNELALLVLDFIKEGLRPCSLHSRI, encoded by the exons ATGAACAAACACGGGGAGAAGCTAGTCGGGATATTGCATGAAACTGGCTCCAAAGAGCTTGTTATAGTATGCCATGGGTTTCAATCTACGAAG GAACGCATTCCAATGGTGAACCTTGCAGGTGCACTAGAAAAAGAAGGAATCAGTGCATACCGATTTGACTTTGCTGGAAATGG AGAAAGTGAGGGTTCATTTCAATATGGAAACTACCGTCGAGAAGCTGATGACTTGCGTGCTGTGGTCCAGTACTTCCAGGAGCATAATCGTCTTGTAAGCGCGATCATTGGACACAGCAAAG GAGGTAATGCAGTGCTCTTATATGCTTCAAAGCATAGAGATATAACAACAGTCGTGAACATTTCGGGGAGGTTCAATCTGGAAAGAGGCATTGAAGGTCGTTTGGGCAAAGATTACCTACAGAAGATCAAGCAAAATGGATTCATTGATGTTGTGAATAGAAGGG GGAAGTTTGAGTATCGAGTGACTGAAGAAAGCTTAATGGACCGGCTGACTACTGATACTCGTAAAGCGTGCGAATTGATCTCCAAAGAATGCAG GGTGTTGATTGTTCACGGTTCGGAGGACAAAATTGTGCCCTATCAAGATGCTCAAGAATTTGCCAAGGTAATACCAAATCATAAGCTACAAATAATAGATGGAGCTGATCATGAGTACACAGAACACCAGAATGAGTTGGCATTGTTGGTCTTGGACTTCATCAAGGAAGGTCTTCGTCCTTGTTCTCTCCATTCGAGAATCTGA
- the LOC116208099 gene encoding uncharacterized protein LOC116208099 isoform X1: protein MTWFPPPATKEPPRSHLPMAPTRLSQTSGSDDERGTQQRTVVVMNKHGEKLVGILHETGSKELVIVCHGFQSTKERIPMVNLAGALEKEGISAYRFDFAGNGESEGSFQYGNYRREADDLRAVVQYFQEHNRLVSAIIGHSKGGNAVLLYASKHRDITTVVNISGRFNLERGIEGRLGKDYLQKIKQNGFIDVVNRRGKFEYRVTEESLMDRLTTDTRKACELISKECRVLIVHGSEDKIVPYQDAQEFAKVIPNHKLQIIDGADHEYTEHQNELALLVLDFIKEGLRPCSLHSRI, encoded by the exons ATGACGTGGTTTCCACCTCCCGCCACTAAAGAGCCCCCGCGAAGCCATCTGCCCATGGCGCCGACTCGGCTGAGTCAGACCAGCGGCAGTGATGACGAACGAG GCACACAACAACGGACAGTCGTGGTAATGAACAAACACGGGGAGAAGCTAGTCGGGATATTGCATGAAACTGGCTCCAAAGAGCTTGTTATAGTATGCCATGGGTTTCAATCTACGAAG GAACGCATTCCAATGGTGAACCTTGCAGGTGCACTAGAAAAAGAAGGAATCAGTGCATACCGATTTGACTTTGCTGGAAATGG AGAAAGTGAGGGTTCATTTCAATATGGAAACTACCGTCGAGAAGCTGATGACTTGCGTGCTGTGGTCCAGTACTTCCAGGAGCATAATCGTCTTGTAAGCGCGATCATTGGACACAGCAAAG GAGGTAATGCAGTGCTCTTATATGCTTCAAAGCATAGAGATATAACAACAGTCGTGAACATTTCGGGGAGGTTCAATCTGGAAAGAGGCATTGAAGGTCGTTTGGGCAAAGATTACCTACAGAAGATCAAGCAAAATGGATTCATTGATGTTGTGAATAGAAGGG GGAAGTTTGAGTATCGAGTGACTGAAGAAAGCTTAATGGACCGGCTGACTACTGATACTCGTAAAGCGTGCGAATTGATCTCCAAAGAATGCAG GGTGTTGATTGTTCACGGTTCGGAGGACAAAATTGTGCCCTATCAAGATGCTCAAGAATTTGCCAAGGTAATACCAAATCATAAGCTACAAATAATAGATGGAGCTGATCATGAGTACACAGAACACCAGAATGAGTTGGCATTGTTGGTCTTGGACTTCATCAAGGAAGGTCTTCGTCCTTGTTCTCTCCATTCGAGAATCTGA
- the LOC116208092 gene encoding UDP-sulfoquinovose synthase, chloroplastic, which yields MASLVSISGPSSVKISSITGESSTYTPSRTLTTLPCPRSLQTSRSQHKGLSLVWQPEKRHTFSTVRASALPVSQEAPTQAASGSTSTSDGASKKTRVMVIGGDGYCGWATALHLSKKGYEVAIVDNLIRRLFDHQLGLDSLTPISSIHNRLRRWKSLTGKTIDLFIGDICDFEFLAETFKSFEPNAVVHFGEQRSAPYSMIDRSRAVFTQHNNVIGTLNVLFAIKEFQEECHLVKLGTMGEYGTPNIDIEEGYITITHNGRTDTLPYPKQASSFYHLSKVHDSNNIAFTCKAWGIRATDLNQGVVYGMRTDETEMHEELCNRFDYDGVFGTALNRFCVQAAVGHPLTVYGKGGQTRGYLDIRDTVQCVELAIANPANPSEFRVFNQFTEQFSVNELAALVTKAGMKLGLDVKTISVPNPRVEAEEHYYNAKHTKLIELGLKPHLLSDSLLDSILNFAIKYKDRVDQRQIMPSVSWKKIGVKPKTVTV from the exons ATGGCTTCCCTAGTTTCGATCTCGGGTCCTTCCTCTGTGAAGATTTCCTCTATCACTGGTGAATCTTCCACCTACACACCCTCCCGAACTTTGACCACTCTGCCATGTCCACGCAGTCTACAAACTTCAAGATCTCAGCACAAGGGTCTCAGTCTTGTCTGGCAACCCGAGAAGCGTCATACATTCTCCACTGTACGGGCATCAGCCCTTCCTGTTAGCCAAGAGGCTCCCACTCAAGCTGCTTCTGGGTCAACTTCGACCTCCGATGGGGCATCTAAGAAAACCAGAGTTATGGTAATAGGTGGGGACGGCTACTGTGGGTGGGCCACAGCTCTCCATCTTTCTAAGAAAGGATATGAGGTTGCAATCGTAGATAACCTCATCCGCCGCCTCTTTGACCACCAGTTGGGTCTCGACTCTCTGACTCCTATCTCCTCTATCCACAATCGGTTGCGCCGGTGGAAGTCCCTGACAGGCAAGACAATCGACCTCTTCATTGGAGACATCTGCGACTTCGAGTTTCTGGCGGAAACCTTCAAATCATTTGAGCCCAATGCAGTGGTCCATTTCGGCGAGCAACGGTCTGCCCCTTACTCCATGATTGACCGGTCGAGGGCGGTCTTCACACAGCATAACAATGTCATTGGCACCCTTAACGTCCTCTTTGCAATCAAGGAGTTCCAGGAGGAATGCCACCTTGTGAAGCTTGGGACGATGGGAGAGTATGGGACCCCCAACATTGATATAGAGGAGGGTTATATAACCATCACCCATAATGGAAGGACTGACACTCTGCCGTACCCTAAGCAGGCGAGCTCCTTCTACCACTTGAGCAAGGTTCACGACTCGAACAATATTGCCTTCACTTGCAAGGCATGGGGTATCAGGGCAACGGATTTGAATCAGGGGGTGGTTTATGGGATGAGAACTGACGAGACCGAGATGCACGAGGAGCTGTGCAACCGGTTCGACTACGATGGGGTATTTGGGACAGCATTGAACCGGTTTTGTGTTCAAGCTGCTGTCGGACATCCACTGACTGTCTATGGCAAAGGTGGTCAG ACCAGGGGGTACCTTGACATAAGAGACACAGTCCAGTGCGTGGAGCTCGCCATCGCGAACCCTGCAAACCCCAGTGAATTCCGGGTCTTCAACCAATTCACCGAGCAGTTCTCAGTCAACGAGCTCGCAGCCCTTGTGACAAAGGCTGGGATGAAGCTTGGCCTCGATGTCAAGACTATTAGCGTCCCGAACCCGAGGGTTGAAGCAGAGGAACATTATTACAATGCCAAGCACACTAAGCTCATCGAGCTTGGGCTTAAGCCTCACCTCCTATCAGACTCCCTCCTCGATTCCATCCTCAACTTTGCAATTAAGTACAAGGACCGGGTCGACCAGAGACAGATCATGCCCAGCGTCTCGTGGAAGAAGATTGGGGTCAAACCGAAAACCGTCACAGTGTAA